One region of Heterodontus francisci isolate sHetFra1 unplaced genomic scaffold, sHetFra1.hap1 HAP1_SCAFFOLD_61, whole genome shotgun sequence genomic DNA includes:
- the LOC137363469 gene encoding histone H2A-like: MSGRGKTGGKARAKAKSRSSRAGLQFPVGRVHRLLRKGNYAERVGAGAPVYLAAVLEYLTAEILELAGNAARDNKKTRIIPRHLQLAVRNDEELNMLLGGVTIAQGGVLPNIQAVLLPKKTGAQSSQKK; this comes from the coding sequence atgtctggaagaggaaagaccggcggcaaagctcgggccaaggccaagtctcgctcctcccgggctggactgcagttcccggtgggccgtgttcacaggctcctgagaaagggcaactatgctgagcgtgtgggtgctggagccccggtctatctggctgctgtgctcgagtatctgaccgctgaaatcctcgaactcgccggtaacgcggcccgggacaacaagaagacccgcatcatccccaggcacctgcagctggccgtccgcaacgacgaggagctcaacatgctgctgggaggggtgaccatcgctcagggcggggtgctgcctaatatccaggccgtgctgttgcccaagaaaaccggcgctcagagctcccagaaaaagtaa